From the Telopea speciosissima isolate NSW1024214 ecotype Mountain lineage chromosome 9, Tspe_v1, whole genome shotgun sequence genome, the window TTATGATCTTAAGATGCATAAATGTGTGGACGAGGGTAACTTTTTTGATTGGGTATTCATTATATAATAAAAGTAGCAAATAActataaaaaaagaaactctTGCACagttgcacaaaaaaaaaaaaaagaaaaagaaattagtaCATGGCAGTGGTTGCGTTCATTATTTTAAGTTAAACTTAAggtaaaaaaaaactctaatttAAGAAAAAATGTGAAAGTAATAAAGCAATTAAATTTGAGAAGTGAAAAAGTTTtgtagagatagagagagatggtcgaaatcaatcaaaattggTATTTTTAATCTTAAATAATCCTCTATGTAGGGATGtacacttttattttattttattgaaggCACAAACAAACACTTCACAATAAATCAGACTCAATCTTAGAGAATAGAGACACATCACACTAAATATGATAATATACGGTGGCAATTAATATCTGATAAATatttatcatattcatatcaaAATTTAAAGAATCAAGATGAGGGTGAAAGTATGATGCATGGTGGCAACAATCAAAATCCAAACAATTAACTGAgaatgcaagagagagagagagatttttatGTATGAGGAAAGAGTAGATTTTAAAATAAACATAAGAGATGTGAGAGAGATGGGatgtgaataaataaataaataaatatatcaaTTAGTAAATAGATTATTAGAGGAGAGACTATATtgtatttgtgtgtgtgtttaaagtttaaaaaatTGTGTTTTGGAAAACATTCTACTCCTACTTATTTGTTGTCTTCAAGGTGTTTGGACCCTTAACCTCATGGTTTGCTTTTAATAAAGTAAATGGTCGGAATAACTTGTAGTCACACATTGTTCATGAAGGAAAGTGAGGACTTGCTTACACTTATCTATGATAATATAGGGGTTGCGTTCCTTGAAGAGACGTATCTCTCTTCTTATGAGTTTGTGGTTGATTTGGGGTTCTTTTTACACATGCACAGCACACCGGATCGATGCGATGGGGTCAGATCGTGTACGTGGATAATTTAAAGGACATAGACGTAAGTGTTTTGGGCCTGGGTTTAAACTTAAATTGAAAAGACACCTTCTTATGGGGTATGtcttttctttagaaatagCCATTCATATGGGCTGTGTCTCTTCATAGAGACACGTACATATATACATGTGAAAGGCCCTGCAACCTTGTATTCAAAATCTTCAAGTGAAGAATAAACCATGGCCACTCGTTTTCTAATTAACATATCCCTTCATTTTAAACATTTTGAAGGGTCATTTcacctctataaatagagggtggGCTGGGAGCCTTGTTCATTCATTATTTCATTGTTTCAACTTTCTTTTCTTCAGTCTTGTAAAACGTTTCTAAGGCTTTCTTGTTTCCGgtcttgttttttttctgatttgttGAGTGTTGAGCACAACCTTTGGAGTCTTTGAGTGGCGAATGAGTGCAACACTATTAGTTGGCCTCATATTCTGGGGTTGTATCAAATTGGAGGTTGTTTGACAAGTAAACCCATTTCCATCAATTGTGAGCCTCTacaaccttaaggagagtggCATTTTGACACGACTCAACCCGGTGTTTCTCTATTGCATTATAGATTCTGCCAACGTGAACTATCCTGCGATTGGTGGACATTACTACACAAAATGATAAGTCTTATTTCATCTATCTTAGTCTTAcattttaagagagagagagagagagagagttatatGAAATTAGGAGGAAAGTttgattgaaaagaaaaagtgttTTTTGGAACATAGGGTAGAGGGAAGGGTAATggggagagaaacaaaaaaatcgtggagagagagatatatttTTGAGGATTTTAAAGTGTAAGATTAAGAGATTTATTTGAAAAGAGTTTAGTCTGACAAGGGTTTAATTAAAGTTGACTGTGCATGAATAAAATGattgaaaaaggaagaaaataagagataaatggGAGACTGTAGATAAGATATTAGACAGATGTATTGTATAAGTAGTATTAGGTACACTCTTTTAAGTAAAGCTATATTTAATAAATCTCTGAATTTTCATGAAAGACAGTTTGGCCGAGTGGTCTAAGGCGCCAGATTTAGGCTCTGGTCCGAAAGGGCGTGGGTTCAAATCCCACAGCTGtcaggttttttattttcttaatattTTCAACACTGAAATCCCCTCTCACATCATAGAGAGGGGCCGAGACTTCATTGGTTCCTCTCTgttcatcttcttttcttcagatCAGTAATGTTTGGCTTTTCGACCAATAATCAATTTATGACATGCTAATCTTGAGATTTGGTACGTGGTTATTTAGTGTAGCAGAGTGTGTGTTCTTTAATATTTGAAAATGAGAGCATGCAATGCAAATGTTTTGAGGTCCCATCAATGTTATATATAATACGTATGAATGAGCCTAGCTGCTAGGGGTGAAGTACTTTTggaatacaatttttttttttggtaaaaggaaaTGATTTATTGAAGAAACGCGAATGCTCATGTCCTGAAATCTTGGCGTTTCTTCAAGATTGAAGTCCAATCTGATCCAACTTGATCACCACTTAATACTACTACTTCAAACAACAACCACCAGCACAAGTACTCTCAACTCATCAAACTAATAAgctccagagagagagagagagagaatctgacaaaaaaaaatattataccTGAATTGGGAGTGAGGAAGCTACATATCGCTTCTCCTCTCGAGCAGTTGTAGCATTATTAGAAGTAGTATTAATTGGAGAATTAGAATCAAAGTTTCCCACTTTATTGCCTTCAAACTTGGCTGACTTTGTTCTTCAGATCCATAATGAGCAATTCTCAATTTTCTCTCCGCTTGTTATTGGACTGTCACtggctactactactactactactactactactactactactactactaggaGTAcgtattatttatttatagaagAGATAAAGGTGGgggcaaaattggaattttGAAAGGGGAGGCAAATGGCAATGTACGTGTATGTATAACTGTTTATTGTATTGTGGAAGACGGACTGCAAGTCGTAGTACGTGCTAATTAAGTTAGGCCTTAGGCCCTCTCCTCAATCTGCCCCTGTTTATTGTTACTCGAgatcagggttttaagaatctgGAATTGGATCGGTCGATTCGGATTTGGACTGTGATCGAATTCAGAACACCGATTCTGATTGGAATCGCCAATGACAAATTAAACGACCCATCAATTGTCAATTGAGtagttccaagttccaacaaaaaaacaaaattccaaCAACTAATTAATAATAAGCTCAAACTACACTCATTAAGCAAAAAAGGGATTAGCTAGGTAGAAGGCAGTTATCCTTTAAATTTCTTGTTAGTTTTTGGGATAGATACTTTAGGGTTAGCAAGTACGATCAATAAGGTGGTAGTTATAATAAACTTACAAAACTAAAAACTTATCCAACTAGCTATTTGAGAGTGATGTTGCATCGATCACCCCCAGTAACGGCAAAAATTAAGTGAAATGCAATCAATTAATTAGATCAGAAATGTTTTATAGATGAAAACGCCAAATAGCTAGCAGGGTTTATAAATTACAATAACTATATATGCAAAAAATCCTCCAGAGTTTAGCTCAAATAATACATATGTACAAATTTGGTTAGGCAAGTAGCATTGGTATGAAGTAAATCTATAGTCAATATTGGTTAGGTAAGTAGGATATTTTGGTAAAATTATTTCTCCACTCAAAAGTTTTTGCAAcaatttaagagagagagagagagagagagagaggggtaatgATAGCGCCATGTATCGGTACCCTGGGTAAGGCAATGTGGGTATAGAGACCCTTATCTGAGGAATTAAAATCTTCTGCAAATCGCTGAGTGTGGTGCAGTTTGGGGTTGAGAAGTCAACACCTGCCAAGCACAACATCTAACGTTCTAAAGTTAATTgagtcagtttttttttttccccctgttCTTCTCGAGCTCAGTAGGTGTTTTGATTAGATGGTGTCTATGACTTTGGCTGTAGATTGTCGACTCATTGAGCCTATCCTATCAAGACcatttattaatatttaatggaGAATACAATGAGGTGTCTGTCTGTCGTCATAGtaaacctatatatatatatatcaagatTAAAGAGATGCTTCTTTAATTTAGTCAgcgtttggtatgtattcttagaatgtattctaggtcaatttcacATTCTTAGATGATACTGATAATTGTTTTTATCACCCGcgaatgcaaaatcgacttagaatgcattccaagaatataTACCAAACATAGGCTTAAATTCAGAAAGAATGAAAGCGACAAACCTAGTAATTGTTCTCTTTaatttattctcttcttttttacttCTTATTACTGTTTTCTTATGGGGTGGTTTCTGATAAGGGACACTTGTCTTATCTAAGAGATGATCATGTGTACCCAAAGGTCCACTATTCCCAGTTGTAGGGCCCCAGAACGGTAGGAATTTGTAGTGGCCCAGGCCCAATAGGGAATTGTTCGTCATtcatttggttgaggttggacATAGTCTTTGTGGGCCAGTACCATTCAATAAGAAGGAAGCCCATCTATGATTAATAACGGCGATACATGCCCATTTTGAACTGCTGAAATTTTTTGCGTGTATTGTGGGACTCCAAATTTCGTTACAACGACTGCCAATATGATGATGAGTAAGTGTGAGGCTCCCGTTTCCTTTTTAAGTTAAATTGATTGTTACATCTCCaccaagaaataaaaagaaattcaatatcTAAAAATGGGAAATGGGAAAAGCTACTCTACTACTAGGCAGGCATCACCATATATATGCATTGCATCAAATGCTTGTACGTACTTATATGATAATGGCTACACTACTAAATGTTGGCACTCTATTGTGATACTCCCCAATACGCACCAGGGTGTGCGTGTGTGTGGTTCATCATGTGCATGTCAATCTCCATCGTGCACCCGGCCAATTAAGAGGACTCTGAAGGCATGCATTAGCATAGTGGCACTACTATAAGGGCAGAGTAGTAGTATATCCCATGCCCTGTAATGCGGACGTGTCTGTCACGTGTCCGTGTAGTACTGGCTAGCTACTAGCATGTGTACGTGGGACGACTGAAGAAACATGACATATTGGACGAATGTACCGAAGGACGACTAGCCAACCTTTGATATATAGGTTGTGTGAAGCGATGGAGCTCCAAGGCCATTCGAGTGGGGCTTTGACGAAACCCAAATTAAAGTGCCAGCATAGTAATTAGGGGGCTTGGTCATTACTCATTAGTCATTGCCTTGAGCGGGTGCGACTTTGTTGTTAATTGCTAAGATGCAGTGGCACTAGTGGTTGCCTCCCAAGACAAGGAATCCCATATATGCATGTTGTTGGTTGAGCGTCTATGCTATGATCCAAGGAGCTAGGCAGGAAAAAGCTAGCTAGCTAGGATTACTACTACTAATTTCCTATCTCGGAGGGCAATCTGATCAGGACTCAGGAGTCTTGCTTGCAATCCACGATGGATAATATATAGCTGGTTCCTCATTTGATTTGCTTATTTGAAAACAGTGGGTTGGAAACactgtttaaacaaaaaaaaaaataaattaatcagAATTGGATTGGTTGAATTGGAATCGGGATGGCCAAGTCTGATCCCGATTCCTGACACCCTCTGAATTGTCCAATCCAGATTCCAGGAAGGGAAAAACGAATAAATGAGAAATCTTCAtacaaaacaaattaaaggCTCCCCCATCCATCCCCATTAGACTCACAAGTAGAATTGCTGTGAATGAAAGCTACCGCACTATCGATTTAGTACTTGGCTTCATTTTTAAAGTTGAGATAGTGCAGTTAGCACCCAGCCAGCCTTAACAAATTTCCTTTTTGCCCCATTGTCAgctaaaattaattaattctcaATGGGTTCTCAATTTCTGTTTCCTTTCAAGTCATATATAGGTGTTCTTGTGGCTTTGTGTAATCTTTAAGGACTCCCAACTCTCCGGTCCCCACTGTTGAATCAATAATATGAGTGATAATAAGAGTACTCACCGTCTGTGTTTCAGTACTCCACTACCCTACAGTGAGAGTTCTGTGATTTGTCTGACGTTTCTGAACATGGATTATTGCACTGTtgttctttccttccttttaagTCTCACTGTTCTAAGCTGCTTCAGTACAATTCATAGTCCCTATCTTCAATTTCTTGTCATTATAACGTGGGAGAGTGTTTCATACGACTTATACTTTTTTAACCGTACAACAGGGAGGATATTTATTGAAGAGAAAAAGTGTGGGATCCATGGGTGGGATGTGAGAGGGTGTGCATAAAAATATGTACACTGCCCTTGTGtgtttccttttcccttccAAGATGTACATAATTTTTCAACGAAATTTTGCTGTAATCGAAGTGAAGTGttatattgtaattttgttttgatcggcccttgtcttattttcaaaagttctttaaatcGCTGGGTATAAAAGAGTTTATAAAATAACTTGAAAATGACttgttattataaatagatatgtcaaatgacaagattttttgataaaaagaagtgttatatatatatatatatatttccttttCACTAACTTTGGCAATAccattttttttagtaaaaaggATGCCTCTTGATTCTTGAGAAGAAGTAATTTATGTCATGCTTCTTATTGCCATAAAAATGGTGAAGTTTGAAGTTgtaaatttcttttgatttttccaTGTGTTATTCCAAATCAAGAGTTGTCATTGTCTTGCAGGTTTTTCAAGTTGTCATGTGAATGATAGGATTTTACtcttaaaaaaaatgtgttatactaaaggcaaaaaagtaagggttattttgattgatttttgttttaatcaCCAAATTCTTTAAGTCggataaaaaaaatgttttatacTCCTTTTCACCTCCCTTTGTATGTATATATCCTTCTGTTTATTGTCTCTTGTTTGAATGACATCTCTACAGGTGATCTTAGAATATGTAGCCTTATTTTGattgtttcttattttaatcACCAAATTCTTTAAGTTGGATAAagaaaaaatgttttcaaaatattttgaaagttAAAGACCATCTTATTACTctcaaaagttgtcattgtctTACACTCTACATGTTTCttgagtacacatgtgaaataacAAGATTCTATCCTTACTTACAGAAAGAAATGTGTTGTtctaagaagggaaaaaaaaaaaaaagggtataaatAATTTACCTTGACAGCGtgtccatatatatatataaaaagagagagagagagagagagagagagagagagagagattgtagGCATTATCCTCCTTTATCCTTCTCAAACTCAACAAACAATGTTTGCAGTTCCATTTATTCTTAAACTCCACAAACATGGTATCTATGTGCTTTTGCAGGGAGAAAATCCTTTTGCCAATATTTAGCACTgtacagaaaaaaaataaaaaaatcaagcCAGCGTTAAACACACCATTATATGTTAAACTGGCTGCTTAATAACTCACCATCCATTATCTGACTCAGGCTTAATTAGattaaattttgtaaaaaataaaatgtgacAAAAAagatgtacccagtgcacgaggctcccgccattgtggGGTTCTATAGACCAAGAACCTGTTCACCAATACTCTAGGTGTTGGAGTACGCCCGCACAACATCTAATATCGGAGCTCGGCAAATTGGACATTTCCCACTACTCCACTGCAACTCATGTGCACACTTGAAACAGGTGCACATGTGCCCACATCTGAATaacatggagaaaaaaaataccagttgaaaacataaaaaaaaatcagaagccATAAAACTCTTAATTTAGTTACTTCAACAAAAGTGAACAAAGGTTCTTAAAGTACCTGTATAAAAGTGAGTCAACCTGCATTTCACAGCAGATACAACACTTTCCATTTGTCATTGGTGGTACCCAATTGAGCATTTCTGTTGCATCTCCACCATGAGCTGCAACGGCAAAAAAGTAGAGGTTCTGTTATGAGACCAGTTCATGGGGGAACAAAATTGAATAATAACAGAGACGTAGAAAAAACACACGTTTCATTTATTTGACTATGAAACCGACTGAAGAATGAGCAATTTGTATTTGCAAGGGAGCAGAAAGAAATTATACACGAAACACATTTCTTACATGACGACACATTAAAGATATTAGAccaaaggggggggagggggggttggtTATCCGAAAATTTTCTCATAAATGAAATATAGAAAATTCCTATAGTTTTAATATTTCTAGTTTTAGAAATGATTGTATTCATCTTTCAGGTCACCTGAACGGTTAACGGCAGCAGATACCTCCTTCTTAATGGAGTGTTGTAACTTGTTCTGCATCTCCATGCAGCTCTCCATTGATTTTCGCAGTTCATATATCTCATTATGAAGCCGTACCATATGCCCTCTCAAATCAGATATGAGATCCATTTCCTGTAATCATGGTCCACATCATGTTATCTTATCTACGTATAACATGAGCTCGACCTTTGTAACAAGACAACTAATAGAGAAACGAAGGAAACTCACAAGAGAAGGATGATTCATAGCGGACTGCAGATTGTCTCGACTCTGATATTCAGATGGTTGTAGTGATGTAGATGCAACTTGTTCAGAATCATCCCTGGGTTCATGATCTTGATACCAATTCCGCGATCTCAGCTGATATGGTAAAGGGAGGTTGTATGACATAGACAAAGGTAGGCTGAACGACGTAGATGAAAAATGATCAGAAGTACCACTTGCTTCTGGATATGGATGCTCAAaaagattctcttctcctcctatGCTTTCTGATTGATGCCTTTGTCTTCGTATGCAAGACATGATCATTTGGTCCATAGTCTCCCTCAAGTCACTGGAAAGGAAATTTGATACACTTCTTCTGCATATGTATAGTAGGGAGATCCATGAGAACTACGAGAATCGCCACAGaggtttttattttaagtaCTTGTATTATCTTGTACTTTTCTTCACCATGGGGTTGAATGGCCATGTATAAGAAATCCACAATTTTCTAATTTGAAAGTTGAGCTTTATATGTTAATTCATACAACAGTTGTCTCTTTCAAAAGAACTTATAATAGTCAATATGAAGTGGATTGACCACAATAGTCATGATTTTTCATTCATTTAGGGAGGACTGATGCATCAATGTAAAACAGCAGCTAAGTCATAGGTGGCTGAGAAGATCTATCATAAGGTTCACTACAGATTTGGAAGGGTATGAAAAGAAGCCCGAGTTGTGAAGACACCACGTAGTTGTCGCAGTGACCTCCTTGAGCTTTTCTTAAGGTGTGTACCAGTATTTTCAGCCTTGTTGATAGGTGATACTGAATGCGGGATTTAATCTTTGACACCATCAACAAAAATTTACAACATGAAGCAGATGATTCTCTTGCAGACTAGGGGGTTAGGCTCTAAATCTACAGCCCCTGGCCGCACATTTTATAGTTTCAGTTCTTTGAGCTTTGAAAACCTTTAAGAATTCTTAAATGAATGGAAAAATACATGAAGAGATCAAGACCAGATATGAGTACCTCTGAAGAAGCTCTCGAATTTCCCCATTTTCAGAACTGTTCTCAAGCATTTCCTGGCACCACTCTTCCCTGGAACGCCTCCAATCTCTAGCTGGGCGAGAAACATCACCTAGCCAGGTTCCATCAGTAGATCCTTCAAGCTGCTCAGTAACAAGATCTGGTTCATCTGTTACTACATTCCCTTCTCCATCCTCCGAATTATTCTCAAGCACATTTTGGTACCATGACTGCCCTCTCCAATCCATTTGTAGGTGAAGACCACCAGTTAGCCAGGTTCCATCAGCAGACCCTGCACGCTGCAGCATATCAGATTCTGGTTCTTCTGTTACTGAAACCCTCTCCCTGACTTCAGAGTTGTTATCAAGCACATCCTCGTACCATGCTTGCCTAGAATGTGTCCAACCACTTTGTATGCTAGAAACATCACCAAACCAATTTCCATTTGTGGATCCTACAAACTGCAGCAGCATACCAGGTTCTTGTAAATCTGTTATTACATTGCTTTCCCCATCTTCTGAATTATTTGGAAGCAAGTCCTGGTACCATGATTGCATGGAACCTCTCCAGTCTCTTTGCGGTTGAGAAACATCACCTAGCCAGGTTCCATCAGTGGATCCAACAAGCTGCTCAGTATCCAGCATTGGTTCTTCTGTTAATCCATTTCCTTCAGAATCATTTGAGGCTGTCAAATTGTTCATACTTCTTTCCTGGGCAAGATCGCTAACCGCTAAGCATGTTCCATGCCGTGCATAATCTGAACTCTGACTTGCTGCTTCTTGCAGATCTTCATTAATAGAAGGCATCGACTGGTACATTGGGGATGTGCTTTCTTGCTCAATTCTAGATGGCTCCTGATGATGAACTTCTTCATTAATGACCAGATTAGAAGCACCAGAATGTTCTGAACCTGTGGTGTTATCTGGTAGCTGTGTATGAAAGTTTGAGTTATCTCCAGATTCTCCACCAGGGATCTCCTCAGCATCTCGATTAGGACTAAATTTCcgcctgttttttttttttcaagatccTTCGTTAATTCTCAAGGCTTGCAAGAAACTAGAACACCTTCTAAAAGTTGATAATGAAAGCTCATGTGCAAGAATGCAAATCACCCAGCACTCAATGTATAGGTAGTAgaacttaaaattttgaagGCATCAAACGAAAGAATAGAACCTATGTCCGTTATCATGCCGCCTAATAAActactcttattttttttaatataagaTTTGGCACCTAACTTGTATAGTAGTTATTAGATTTGGCATTCTTCCGTTTCCTATTTAATGAAAACTTTAAGCTAACTAGCTAGTTTTTACATTCCATTACAATTCTTCAAAGTTCTAATAGAGAAATgtgacagaagaagaaaaatgtatCACCATAATAGTTGCAAACTCATGAATTAGGAAATTAAATGGAGAGAGCACCTCATCTGATAACCCGTATCATTCTTTTTTTGGCAGCAGATTCGTGATATCCTTCCATACAAATTTTCATAGATATATTTTTCACCAATGCAAGGTACTAAAAATAGGATTGGAATCATCAGAATCAGCTGAGTCAACTCGGAATTGACCAACGCCGATTTGATTAACCAAATGACTTGTATATGAATGGTCTGATTCAACTGCAAGAATGCAGACCGATGGAAATAGGTCTCACGACGTGTGATATTATGTATATGATTAATCAAGGCATTATCACCTCCGAACGTTAGATTGATCAGGCAAGATACCCCCAGCTTCTGCTATTGGGTGGGCACCCTCCTTTAGGGTATATGCCTTGGGAACAGTCCCGTTGGGGCCTAACGCCACAAGCAAAATCTATTCTCAAGAGCCGATTCTCCTCATTTTGGTATCATCAACTGGGGAAAGGTTTTACCTTAGTGCCAATATGCTAGTTCCCTGCTTTAATCTACCCAGTTCAGATGCCGCTGAAGCTGGACTCTGTTTATTAAGAGCTGCAACGTCCCGTTGTAGGAATCTGAGCTTAAGAATGGACTGAAAAGTGGTGGGTTACAAAGCAAGTTAATATTTGGTATGAACAAAAGCAGAACCAACTTGAAAAGAAGCTCCAAAGATTCATAAGATTGTGAAAGACATCCTTGCATAGAATTTGatcaataaaaaaacagaaaggaaCCACCTGGATTCGACCCCGATGTGCAAATCGGGATACTGCTCGGCGTTCCACCAGTTCATTGAGCTCCCTCTGCCTTTCACGTTCCATTTGTATGAGCAAATCCATCATCGCTTGCCTCCCTCTGACACGGGGACACTTGCCAACATTCAGGAAGCCAGCATTTAGGAAGCCCTTCTGTTCTCCTCCTTGTTCCGGTACTACAGGGTCAATCACCGTGGGCTGCTCTTGATCATGTTCATCGCTCGATGGGGTCATTGAACTGTTTGCTTCTATTGGTTTCCCTGAACTCAGTTTTCTAATGATATCTGAAACCCTGAGTCTCTCCCTTTCTCCAACTTCAGAGACCCTCCCAACATCCGAAACACGTCCCTGTGATGAAGAAAGCTGTTCACTCGCAGTGTTCTGTTCGGACTCCCAATCTGTAAACGAATCTTCGAGAGCCGCTGGAGTCTCATATGTTTCATCTCCAGAGTCGCAAACTTCAGAGCGTGGTGATGGGTCATCCACATAGGAGGCATTCTCAAGATTGCTTGTTCCAGAATCGAGCCCGCCGCCACTGGAAATCGTTGAATTCGAATTAAAGCTGCTGTGGTTCCCGGATGTCGGCTTTGTTTCTGCCTCAAACTCTCTCCACAtctgaagaagggaagaagtgTGCAGATTGGGAAGATCCACGGAGCTCTCCGATGGAGCGTGAGGGCTCTCTGCGAGGAACGATGATGCCACCGTTGAAACAGGGTGAGAATTGGAGAGGGCCAAGAGCTCTGCTTCATGGGTCCGCCTCTCTATGGTTATGTCCATCTCCCTCGCCTCACGAGTAGCCCATCGATCAAGTATCCTTGATTGCTTCATCGCCAAGGGTAAAGACTCATCACTAACCCGcgcttcttccccttttctgCCGGGAGCTCTAAAATTGTGGTCGTGTTTCTCCGGATTGTCAATTCGATTCTCAGAATTTTCATCGAAAGCAGAGACGGAATCTCTGGAGCCAGAGAGGGCAATGCAAGAGTTGAAGTTATCCCTGACAAAGTCTTTGAGATTCTTCTCGAGCGAAACCTGCTGCTGTGTTCGAACGTTGTCgttgctttctctttctttgtctgTTTGACGCCAATTGTGATCCTTGAGAACACAGCCTAAATGGCCTGAGGCCATTTGGACTTGCGAAgaagccattttttttttttagctcttTCGAATCAAGCAGTCAATTTCTTGCtattcttcttcaattcaaaCTTGCCTCGAAGAGACAAATCTGATAGGCATGAGCCCATTTCAAGCCAAAAAATCCAGGAAGGATGAGACAGAGGAACATCCTCAACACCCATCTATGTT encodes:
- the LOC122639921 gene encoding uncharacterized protein LOC122639921; amino-acid sequence: MASSQVQMASGHLGCVLKDHNWRQTDKERESNDNVRTQQQVSLEKNLKDFVRDNFNSCIALSGSRDSVSAFDENSENRIDNPEKHDHNFRAPGRKGEEARVSDESLPLAMKQSRILDRWATREAREMDITIERRTHEAELLALSNSHPVSTVASSFLAESPHAPSESSVDLPNLHTSSLLQMWREFEAETKPTSGNHSSFNSNSTISSGGGLDSGTSNLENASYVDDPSPRSEVCDSGDETYETPAALEDSFTDWESEQNTASEQLSSSQGRVSDVGRVSEVGERERLRVSDIIRKLSSGKPIEANSSMTPSSDEHDQEQPTVIDPVVPEQGGEQKGFLNAGFLNVGKCPRVRGRQAMMDLLIQMERERQRELNELVERRAVSRFAHRGRIQSILKLRFLQRDVAALNKQSPASAASELGRLKQGTSILALRRKFSPNRDAEEIPGGESGDNSNFHTQLPDNTTGSEHSGASNLVINEEVHHQEPSRIEQESTSPMYQSMPSINEDLQEAASQSSDYARHGTCLAVSDLAQERSMNNLTASNDSEGNGLTEEPMLDTEQLVGSTDGTWLGDVSQPQRDWRGSMQSWYQDLLPNNSEDGESNVITDLQEPGMLLQFVGSTNGNWFGDVSSIQSGWTHSRQAWYEDVLDNNSEVRERVSVTEEPESDMLQRAGSADGTWLTGGLHLQMDWRGQSWYQNVLENNSEDGEGNVVTDEPDLVTEQLEGSTDGTWLGDVSRPARDWRRSREEWCQEMLENSSENGEIRELLQRRSVSNFLSSDLRETMDQMIMSCIRRQRHQSESIGGEENLFEHPYPEASGTSDHFSSTSFSLPLSMSYNLPLPYQLRSRNWYQDHEPRDDSEQVASTSLQPSEYQSRDNLQSAMNHPSLEMDLISDLRGHMVRLHNEIYELRKSMESCMEMQNKLQHSIKKEVSAAVNRSAHGGDATEMLNWVPPMTNGKCCICCEMQVDSLLYRCGHMCTCFKCAHELQWSSGKCPICRAPILDVVRAYSNT